The DNA segment CTGGGGAAGACCATCCCCGAGGGCCTCTGGTCTGCCTCCCACGGGTATTGGTTCGAGCATCCTGACACGCAAAGGAACAGGGAGTTCGTCGGCCGCTTCGTTAAGCGGTGGGGGGAGTATCCTCACGTGACGGCTCATGACACCTACGCCGCTGTCTACGTGTACAAGAAGGCCGTGGAGAAGGCGAGGACGACGGACGCCGACGCTGTGGTCGCCGCGTTGGAAGGGCTCGAGTTCGAGACCCCTGCCTACAAGTCGGTTATCCGGAAGGAGGACCACCAGGCCATTCGAGATGTGCCGTGGGGCGTGACCAAGCGGACCGACAAGCTCCCATTCGGAGTCCACTTAACCGAGATCAAGGACACGCCGGGGCATCTCATCGCCCAACCCGTGGAGGAGGTTCTGAAGCTGCGGACGAAAGGTTAGAGGGT comes from the Candidatus Rokuibacteriota bacterium genome and includes:
- a CDS encoding ABC transporter substrate-binding protein, producing the protein LGKTIPEGLWSASHGYWFEHPDTQRNREFVGRFVKRWGEYPHVTAHDTYAAVYVYKKAVEKARTTDADAVVAALEGLEFETPAYKSVIRKEDHQAIRDVPWGVTKRTDKLPFGVHLTEIKDTPGHLIAQPVEEVLKLRTKG